The Hevea brasiliensis isolate MT/VB/25A 57/8 chromosome 9, ASM3005281v1, whole genome shotgun sequence nucleotide sequence TTCAATTATCCCACATTTAGAGTACATAAAAATCAATGAACTGGCTACAAAGTTGTTCAGCTCAAAGCCCGACTTAAATGTCAAGACATGAATCTGTTGTCCTAGTTGAAGAGTTGCTAAATCTGCGCAAGATCTAAGGACTGCTGAGAAGGCATAGTGATCAATTTCCAACCTTGAATATCTCATATGCCCAAAAAATTTTAGGGCATCTTCACTAAACCCAATTTGTGAGAATCCAGTCAAAATGGAATTCCAAGAGACACGGTCCTTAGACTCCATGGAGTGAAACACATTTAATGCATCTTCCATGGATTTATTACTTGATTCAAGATACATACCTATCACAGCGTTACAGATAGGTACTGATTGCTCCAGTCCCCTCTTGGTAACCAAGCCATGGAAGGATCTCCCTTGGTCTTTATGCGAACAAGCACTTATGACGCTAGTGTAAGTATAGATGTCTGGCTCAAAACCATACTGTTGCATGTCAAGGAATAGTCTAAATGCAATTTCTTCCCTACCATGTGCCAGGTATGCTGCTAACATGGAATTCCATGTAACCAAATCTCGGGTGCCAACAGCACCATCAAAAACTTTTTTTGCATCCTCTAATGAACCACATTCTGAATACGAAGTAATAGTGGCATTGTACACAGTGTTATCAAACTCCACACCATGTTTTATTATCTTACAATGAAGCTGCATTGTTAAATGGCAGAACTTATCTTCATTAAGCAAGGTAAGAAGCGGAGAAAATGTTCCATCATCAAGTCTCACTCCCTCCTCCTCCATGCAACCAAATAGCCAAAATGCAGTGTCACAATCGCCCTCCTGCACAAAGCCAGCAATAAGTGCATTCCATGAGACCGAATTACGTTGTGGCATGCGTTGAAACACCAAGAATGCATCTTCAACTCTCTCACACTTAGCATACATATCCAACAGAGCACTCCCTGCATAAACATTCTCCTCGTAACCCATCTTGACTATCAAGGAATGCACTTGTTGCCCAAGATCAAGTCTACAAGCACAAGCAACCCCCTTAAGTATGCTTCCAAAGGCATATGCATCAGTATAAAAACCACTTCTTTTCATACCTTTATGCAACTCCCAAGCAGCTTCCAAGTTCCCAGAGTTCACATATCCAGATATCATCGTGTTCCAAGTAACTGTATCTCTGTGGGCCATTTCGTCGAACAGTTTGCAAGCAAGAGCTAGTCCTCCGTGATTGCATCCCGTATAGTGACTGAGGATGTTGTTGGCAGTGTAGATATCTGCAAATAGTCCGAATTTGATCGTCCTGCAATGGGTTATAAAGACGTTATAAAGAGCATGGCGGGAGCTATCAATGACAGAGTTCAGTGGCCTCATTCATTTATGGGCAACAAGCATCAATTCTACCGCCAGATAAAACACAAGATAACTAATTTGTTTGATTTGAGCGAAGTGGAAGCAAATGAAATGAAATTGCTGTGAGGAATTTTTCTGTAGCTACATTTTTCTTTCGCTTCAAACTGAATGGCCTCCTTTGATTAAATCATTTGCAAAATTGAATTATCACAAAATtatgtatatttatattttgttttaaattaaaaaaatttttaaattaaaaattattgaatCCTTTAATGCTTAAAAATTAATAAGAAGGAgatcaattgaattaaattattattgtgtaaaattttataaatgtGCGAATTGTCAAGAAATAATAgagtaataaataaatataattttaatttaaaaaaaaatattcttaAAGTCGTAACACTCAAATTGTATCTTCGTAACACTCAAATTGTATCTTAActaacttaaaattttatattttaaataagaaaaataggattgcatctaataataataaaaaaaattacattttagacattaatttaattttattaaatatttgtaatttaaaaaatttaattatataatctctatattttttaaatttttaattatttaatttcatattaTCACTtatctcttttatatatattgattaataaaaaaattaatttatattcaaatgAAAGGACTAAagagtataaaaaaaattatataatatatttttaaaataaataattttactaaaataaaaaaattaaatagtaatttttttttaataattattaaaaagttattaataaaataagtatattttattttaaaaaaataattaaattttaattaaaaaccaTATGTAACATGggcttgaattttctttttttaaacaattgacttaaaattttaaacagaaTTAAATccaacaaaataaaataatagtgTGAATTTTAATctcatataaattaaataattattgtatatataaaaatatataacttttaatatttaataacatCTTATTTAATTGAAAGTAAGTAAACTAAGTGTAACTTACATATGGCAAAAGAAGAGTGGTAGAGTGGCTTATCACAACTCAGAAtccaaaataataaataaataaatgaaaagcggcaatcaaagaaaaaaaaaaaaaaagatgagtgTGGTCATGAGAGATATcatatgtaaatgtgtaatgattaTAGAGGGAGCTGTTGCAAACATGGGCCCCACCATTCCCCATTTTGCTTTTGTGGTTTTGTGTAGGGTGGTAATTTGGATTGTCGGATCTTCTTCGTGTCAACACCAGGAGAACATGGACACGAACATGACTAGTTAATATGAACaccatatatttaatataataataaatttatttatttacacgatataatatttttaaatttttataaaataatatattatgtaaactttgtatattaattttaatcatatataaatttaatagcaTATGAAAAACATAGAATTTAACATAAAACACACaagtaatattttaatattcagataatcaatatattaattaaaataatatatttttaacttaatatataaatttacaaattaaattaattttaatacagAAAATACAAactaactaaaattttaatataataaataattaattttatatttattaatttattattttttaataatgtcATTTTGCATATTAATGAATCAAGATGAATTATCTAGTGACACTAATAATAAAacgttttataaatatattaaattaggtAAACTGGTCAACTAGTAACAAGACTATATTTGACACTTGTGATTAACTAttagttattaattattaataatatataaatattatttattaacaacaataaattttaatttaataatactaaAATTATCTTGTGATTATaagaatataaatatttaattaataaataaagttaaatatataaattcatcCATTacctttattataaaaatttgttgaaaccttatctttatttttattccatcacacactttaatttttctttttgacACTATTGAACTCTTATTTCCCTAATCTGCAAATCACATAAATACACGTTCTCTAAAGCGAATGAAAACTTAAAAACTACATTTAAATGAAAtttgttataatattaaaaaaaatcaacctaaattaaaaaaaatataaagaaaaacaCCACTAGCATCTACTTTCTAATTCATCATGTTTCTATCAAAAACACTATATTAAGTTAGGCAATCCACCATCACTACGAAAAGTTATAGAATAttcttaatatatataaaagtagaGCTCTATTTCTTGTAGAAAAGTGAGTTATCCTTATAATATGGAGAGTGAGTCTCACTTAATTTGTGAGAAATGatatatatgtatcaaatatGCTTAATAATCTCTCGCATCACCATTATCTATAGTCATGACCTCTTCTAGTAAGAGTAAAAATGTTGGCTCCACAACTTCTATTGCTAGAAACAATCAAGGCCATTTATTTGGTTGGATTTGCAAGACTCAAAAGAATATTATTGACATACTAATCTTGGAAAGCCTTACCAATAGAGAAGTTGTGTTACTTGCCAAAGCTAAAGGTTTTAGAAAGATTGTCACTGAAGAAGACTTGCACATTGTTATCAAGGCCCTTCATGGGGGTTTCTCCTCTTTAAGTATTCagggtattattttagatatCACTTCTCTATATTCCTTTTTTGAGAAGATTACATTCTCTTTTATGAAGAGAAATTGCAACCAAGAGGCTCATTCTCTAGCCAATTGAGCAATTCACAACTTGTCCTTCATTTTAATCCTCTTTAACAAGTTTTCCTTGTTTCAGCCTCTATGCCGACTTAATTATATCCCGATTCTTGTTTTCGTGTTTATtgtttttggaaaaaaaaattctctttaACGTAACTACCACCACCATAAACACCACCTATGCAATTGTAGCCACCAACATGAGGATGAATTTGATATTAGTGGCAGAAACTATAAAAATGTTGATGAAGAGAAAACAAAATCGATAAGAACCCAAAAAGGTAAGAGAAATTTCAATTAATCAAACAAGTACAGTGAGAAATAATTTAGGTGTGTTCTCTTTAGGCTCAAACAAAAAACTCAATTAATCAAAAAAGTACAGTACAAATTCTTCAACATGACAAAATATGaaaaatttcaattatatttTTTGAAATTCCAAGAAATAAAAATCAACCCAATATATAAAGAGCCAAAAAAACCCTATTTTCTTATAAAGTATATAGAACTAATTTTTTTGCTTATACTAAAACTCACAGTGCATGCTTCCATAGAGTCAAATCCAAGAACAATATCATCAAGTTTTCCTTTAGATTGATCCAtaaaggaataaaaaaaaaaaaaaaaaaaaaaaaaacaaccttCTCCTCTGTTCAGTAAAACTAGTAATAGACTACAGACATAAAATGTTAgtagtatcttgtacatatttttattaataataaggcatttccacttttccgtttacataatatatttatgtgtaatagaaaaggtccattgatattttgttagaaatattattcttaagttgttaagaatatgagtggcaatatttctagcacgaagtatcataaataggttcacaatcgaggatacttcataataaggacatgacttatccagaaagattgtattcatgtttgttcccaagttatttatatgagatataaataagatggaatggtgagtctcaggccatataacaaacatgataggcacttataaatgataagtaggccgaaccagtgacacttatgacaagcacatggagtttactcttgtcaatattttgtcataaatcatatcagtgcatataatctttagacctgagatagcacagttatcttgtatataggtagtttgagtttgatactgttttcatacttgtactgtgtatggg carries:
- the LOC110656676 gene encoding putative pentatricopeptide repeat-containing protein At3g25970 isoform X1, whose protein sequence is MRPLNSVIDSSRHALYNVFITHCRTIKFGLFADIYTANNILSHYTGCNHGGLALACKLFDEMAHRDTVTWNTMISGYVNSGNLEAAWELHKGMKRSGFYTDAYAFGSILKGVACACRLDLGQQVHSLIVKMGYEENVYAGSALLDMYAKCERVEDAFLVFQRMPQRNSVSWNALIAGFVQEGDCDTAFWLFGCMEEEGVRLDDGTFSPLLTLLNEDKFCHLTMQLHCKIIKHGVEFDNTVYNATITSYSECGSLEDAKKVFDGAVGTRDLVTWNSMLAAYLAHGREEIAFRLFLDMQQYGFEPDIYTYTSVISACSHKDQGRSFHGLVTKRGLEQSVPICNAVIGMYLESSNKSMEDALNVFHSMESKDRVSWNSILTGFSQIGFSEDALKFFGHMRYSRLEIDHYAFSAVLRSCADLATLQLGQQIHVLTFKSGFELNNFVASSLIFMYSKCGIIEDAQKSFENSTRDSSITWNSIMFAYAQHGKGDIALDLFFQMREEKVKVDHISFVAVLTACSHIGLVEKGRYFLKSMASDYGIPPRMEHYACAIDLFGRAGHLDEAKALIESMPFKPNAMVWKTLLGACRACGDVELAAQVANHLLELEPEEHCTYIILTNMYGHLKRWDDKAYMTRLMRERKVKKVPGWSWIEVNNEVHAFIADDRSHPHCKEIYSRLAELMEEIKWLDSIASLDSLRDDIDLMYGYCNYSC
- the LOC110656676 gene encoding putative pentatricopeptide repeat-containing protein At3g25970 isoform X2; translation: MGYEENVYAGSALLDMYAKCERVEDAFLVFQRMPQRNSVSWNALIAGFVQEGDCDTAFWLFGCMEEEGVRLDDGTFSPLLTLLNEDKFCHLTMQLHCKIIKHGVEFDNTVYNATITSYSECGSLEDAKKVFDGAVGTRDLVTWNSMLAAYLAHGREEIAFRLFLDMQQYGFEPDIYTYTSVISACSHKDQGRSFHGLVTKRGLEQSVPICNAVIGMYLESSNKSMEDALNVFHSMESKDRVSWNSILTGFSQIGFSEDALKFFGHMRYSRLEIDHYAFSAVLRSCADLATLQLGQQIHVLTFKSGFELNNFVASSLIFMYSKCGIIEDAQKSFENSTRDSSITWNSIMFAYAQHGKGDIALDLFFQMREEKVKVDHISFVAVLTACSHIGLVEKGRYFLKSMASDYGIPPRMEHYACAIDLFGRAGHLDEAKALIESMPFKPNAMVWKTLLGACRACGDVELAAQVANHLLELEPEEHCTYIILTNMYGHLKRWDDKAYMTRLMRERKVKKVPGWSWIEVNNEVHAFIADDRSHPHCKEIYSRLAELMEEIKWLDSIASLDSLRDDIDLMYGYCNYSC